One region of Carya illinoinensis cultivar Pawnee chromosome 8, C.illinoinensisPawnee_v1, whole genome shotgun sequence genomic DNA includes:
- the LOC122317816 gene encoding major pollen allergen Ole e 6-like — translation MANKFVAVFLMCIVVIAAFSLNHEVEATEDLYGSCFNTCQKGCVKDGDGNTFCEIKCDGECTAKENAAKIGTPIV, via the exons ATGGCCAACAAGTTCGTTGCAGTGTTTCTCATGTGCATTGTCGTCATTGCAGCATTCAGCCTCAATCATGAGGTTGAGGCCACGGAGGACTTGTACGGGTCATGCTTCAATACCTGCCAGAAAGGTTGCGTGAAGGATGGCGATGGCAACACCTTCTGTGAAATCAAATGCGACGGTGAATGTACTGCTAAAGAGAATGctg CAAAAATTGGAACCCCAATCGTCTGA
- the LOC122317813 gene encoding receptor-like protein 7, translating to MRIPLLSWLFFMPICLLSISFYVPMVCGQSLTNQKALLLQLKNSLIFHSASSTKLVHWNKSIDCCSWEGVTCNKGRVIGLDLSNDSISCSLDNSSSLFKLQYLQNLNLAYNDFNGSDIPSEFNKLSNLVYLNLSYAGFRGQIPITISHLKGLVSLDLSDWSLKLENPNLNMLIQNLSKLTELYLDRVDISMQGYEWGPALSISLPNLRVLSLSYCNLSGPFDPSLVNLKSLSVIDMRHNNLSAPIPKFFADFRNLTTLNFFDSSLNGQFPERIFQIPTLQMVDLSYNDQLEGFLPEFPSNGSLQTLILLQTKFSGSLPYSIGNLKLLSTVGLSYCNFNGEIPKSMTNLTELIYLDFASNKFRGSIPSLSMSKNLKRIDLSYNDLTGQISSTRLVDDLLNLRSLDLSYNSLEGSIPVSLFSHPSLQYLLLRNNRFSGLPDEFSTAPSHVLSELDLSHNNLEGKIPMFVFKLPSLSTLDLSSNNFNGSWQFCAVQKLKHLANLDLSYNDLSIEYSGSNCSLSSFPQIIMLRLASNKLERIPDFLRNQSALVELDLSSNQIHGEIPHWIWKFTELDVLNLSNNNLVTLERPLLNVSFMGVVDLSSNELQGQIPESICNATSTVLDLSNNFLSGMVPHCLLSQPSLEVLNLRKNQLSGKIPDTFRTNCSLETLDLGENQLEGTLPKSLAQCKYLEFLDIENNSIEDTFPCYLSNISMLRVLVFKSNKFHGPIDCDLESNATWPLLQIINLASNNFSGKLTEKSFGILKAFMADKHQAELEVIRHVLKVNASDFVFFHFDYEDKLTIIAKGLSLNLVKILTIFTLLDLSCNNFYGPLPNEIGNFKSLYVLNLSRNSFTGNIPQSLGKLSKLESLDLSSNDLTGEIPIELADGLIFLSVLNLSFNQLSGKIPQIKQFTTFPNSAYKGNIGLCGIPLEEQCKGDGPGLSTPTSEESDSNSKIGIDWNFISVELGFVFGFGIAIGPLMFWKRWRMCYYKHADEIFFKIFPRLYITIENRRRQAHMNQRRRAHRNQGWRHE from the coding sequence ATGAGAATTCCACTCCTTTCATGGCTTTTCTTCATGCCCATATGCTTACTTTCTATCAGCTTCTATGTTCCTATGGTTTGCGGACAATCTCTTACCAATCAGAAAGCCTTGTTGCTCCAATTGAAGAATAGCCTCATTTTTCACAGTGCTTCATCTACAAAACTGGTGCACTGGAACAAAAGCATCGATTGTTGCTCATGGGAAGGCGTGACCTGCAACAAGGGACGTGTTATTGGTCTCGACCTCAGCAATGACTCTATCTCATGTTCACTTGACAATTCAAGCAGCCTGTTCAAGCTTCAATATCTTCAGAATCTGAATTTAGCATACAACGACTTCAACGGTTCTGATATTCCTTCAGAATTTAATAAGTTGTCGAATTTGGTTTATTTAAACCTTTCATATGCCGGCTTTCGAGGACAAATTCCAATTACAATTTCGCATTTAAAAGGATTGGTTAGTCTCGATTTAAGTGATTGGAGCTTGAAGCTTGAGAATCCAAATCTAAATATGCTTATTCAAAACCTTTCGAAGCTTACGGAACTTTATCTCGATCGTGTGGATATATCAATGCAAGGGTATGAGTGGGGCCCAGCATTATCAATTTCACTACCAAATCTAAGAGTGTTGAGCTTGTCATATTGCAATCTGTCGGGGCCTTTTGATCCGTCCTTGGTGAATCTCAAATCCCTCTCTGTTATCGATATGCGTCATAACAACTTATCTGCTCCAATTCCTAAATTTTTTGCAGACTTTAGAAATTTGACAACCTTGAATTTCTTTGACTCTTCGTTGAATGGACAATTTCCAGAAAGGATCTTTCAAATTCCAACATTGCAAATGGTTGACCTGTCATATAATGATCAACTTGAAGGTTTCTTGCCAGAATTTCCTTCGAATGGATCTCTTCAAACCCTAATCCTTTTACAAACAAAGTTTTCAGGGTCATTGCCATATTCTATTGGGAATCTCAAACTATTGTCTACAGTCGGTCTTTCTTATTGCAATTTCAATGGAGAAATTCCGAAGTCAATGACCAATCTCACCGAATTGATTTATTTGGACTTTGCATCTAACAAATTCAGGGGATCAATTCCATCattaagcatgagcaagaatcTGAAAAGAATAGATCTTTCCTACAATGATTTGACAGGTCAAATTTCTTCCACTCGATTGGTAGATGATCTATTGAATTTGCGGAGTCTTGATTTGAGTTACAATTCACTAGAAGGGAGTATTCCAGTTTCTCTTTTTTCCCATCCTTCATTGCAATATTTATTACTTCGAAACAATCGATTTTCTGGCCTACCTGATGAATTTTCAACTGCTCCTTCTCACGTATTGAGTGAACTTGATTTAAGTCACAACAACTTGGAAGGGAAAATTCCCATGTTTGTGTTTAAACTACCTTCTCTTAGCACGCTTGATCTTTCTTCCAATAACTTCAATGGCTCTTGGCAGTTTTGTGCGGTTCAGAAATTAAAGCATCTTGCCAATCTTGATCTTTCATACAATGATCTCTCGATTGAATATAGTGGAAGTAATTGTTCATTGTCTTCTTTTCCCCAAATTATAATGTTGAGATTGGCTTCTAACAAGTTGGAAAGAATTCCAGATTTCTTGCGAAACCAATCTGCCTTGGTAGAGCTAGACCTTTCAAGCAACCAGATTCATGGAGAAATACCACACTGGATTTGGAAATTTACAGAACTGGACGTCTTAAATCTCTCCAATAACAACTTGGTGACTCTAGAAAGACCTTTGCTCAATGTTTCTTTCATGGGCGTGGTGGATCTAAGCTCCAACGAACTCCAAGGGCAGATTCCCGAATCAATATGCAATGCTACATCTACTGTTTTGGATTTATCTAACAATTTCTTAAGTGGCATGGTCCCCCATTGCTTATTGAGTCAGCCAAGTCTAGAGGtgctaaatctaagaaaaaacCAACTCTCAGGCAAAATTCCTGATACGTTTCGAACCAATTGTTCTTTGGAAACTTTAGATCTTGGTGAAAACCAATTAGAAGGAACGTTGCCAAAATCTTTAGCCCAGTGCAAATATTTGGAGTTCCTGGACATCGAGAATAACAGCATTGAAGATACTTTCCCATGTTACTTGAGCAATATATCCATGTTGCGTGTCCTTGTTTTCAAATCTAACAAGTTCCACGGACCCATTGATTGTGATCTAGAGTCTAATGCCACTTGGCCACTGCTTCAAATTATAAACTTAGCTTCAAACAATTTTAGTGGTAAGCTGACAGAAAAGTCCTTCGGCATCTTGAAGGCATTTATGGCAGATAAACATCAGGCAGAATTAGAGGTCATTCGTCATGTACTTAAAGTCAATGCCAgcgattttgttttttttcattttgattatgAAGATAAGCTGACAATTATTGCCAAAGGTCTATCTCTTAATCTGGTGAAGATCCTAACTATTTTCACCCTTCTTGACCTTTCATGCAACAACTTTTACGGGCCTCTACCAAACGAAATTGGAAACTTCAAATCACTGTATGTCCTCAACTTGTCTCGTAACAGTTTCACAGGCAATATTCCACAATCTTTGGGAAAATTAAGTAAACTTGAGTCACTGGACTTGTCAAGCAATGACCTTACAGGTGAGATCCCTATTGAACTCGCAGATGGTCTAATTTTCCTATCAGTCCTCAATCTTTCTTTCAATCAATTGTCGGGAAAAATTCCACAAATCAAGCAATTTACTACATTTCCAAACTCTGCCTATAAAGGGAACATAGGATTATGTGGCATTCCTTTGGAAGAACAATGCAAAGGTGACGGGCCAGGATTGTCAACTCCAACATCTGAAGAATCTGACTCAAATTCTAAAATTGGAATTGACTGGAACTTCATAAGTGTTGAATTgggatttgtttttggttttggaaTTGCTATTGGGCCTCTTATGTTTTGGAAAAGGTGGAGGATGTGCTACTACAAACATgctgatgaaatattttttaagatcttcCCTCGGTTGTATATTACAATAGAAAACCGTCGAAGACAAGCACACATGAACCAAAGACGAAGAGCTCACAGAAATCAAGGATGGAGGCATGAGTGA